A single region of the Arthrobacter sp. zg-Y820 genome encodes:
- a CDS encoding YciI family protein — protein MDEYLILLPDNEDAWEGLSDAEREAVYDLHREFARRLEEGGHTMTGGAELAPSRTATTVRRVAGRPVISEGPPTDSAEQLSGFYLVETEDHDGLAEACGLLASHSPVEIRPVARHDAE, from the coding sequence TTGGATGAATACCTGATCCTGCTGCCCGACAACGAGGACGCCTGGGAGGGGCTCAGCGACGCTGAGCGGGAGGCGGTCTATGACCTGCACCGGGAATTCGCCCGCCGATTGGAAGAGGGCGGGCACACGATGACCGGAGGGGCGGAGCTTGCCCCGTCCAGGACGGCGACGACCGTCCGGCGGGTCGCTGGCCGGCCCGTGATCAGCGAGGGCCCGCCCACCGATTCCGCCGAGCAGCTCAGCGGTTTCTATCTGGTGGAGACCGAAGACCACGACGGACTGGCGGAGGCCTGCGGACTGCTCGCCTCCCACTCCCCCGTCGAGATCCGCCCGGTCGCCCGGCACGACGCCGAGTAG
- a CDS encoding ROK family protein yields the protein MDASTSTPQLLRRTNLRAVLEVLRAVPSATGTDLISATGLTRATVIAVCDDLIARGWARERESPRIGGQKGRPARRFEFNSGAGHVLGLDVGIATVRVLVADLSGVVVGGTEVRFPRHGGEPEERRRVLTAAVDEALADAGIAPSAVLCVGMGIAAQVTGDGAVAPGQDVAPMFDLGLQKDFGEGRGWPLLVENDAKLAALAERWRGVGAGEKDLAVILAGERLGSGIIEAGRLLHGASGGTGAMGALELVAGVGNEDGIAKLARLWGSAALKDGHDGGIRALVGPDTNRASARLVFEAAAAGDPVAEEILDRIARRMARVLALVASFFDPKLIVIGGAVAASATALLPVMTEELARYVSEPPRLAVSDLGKMLVPTGAVRLALDYVEAHMLELVPELRRS from the coding sequence ATGGACGCCTCCACCAGCACCCCGCAACTCCTGCGCCGCACCAACCTGCGCGCAGTGCTGGAGGTGCTCCGTGCCGTCCCCTCGGCCACCGGCACCGACCTCATTTCCGCCACCGGGCTGACCCGCGCCACCGTCATTGCCGTGTGTGATGACCTGATCGCCCGGGGCTGGGCGCGGGAACGCGAATCGCCGCGGATCGGCGGACAGAAGGGCCGGCCCGCCCGCCGCTTCGAGTTCAACTCAGGTGCCGGTCATGTCCTGGGGCTCGACGTCGGCATCGCCACGGTTCGCGTCCTGGTCGCCGACCTGTCCGGCGTCGTCGTCGGCGGCACCGAAGTCCGCTTTCCCCGCCACGGCGGAGAGCCCGAGGAACGACGGCGGGTGCTCACTGCCGCGGTCGACGAGGCGCTGGCCGACGCCGGCATCGCCCCCTCCGCCGTGCTCTGCGTGGGCATGGGCATTGCCGCGCAGGTGACCGGCGACGGCGCCGTCGCACCGGGGCAGGACGTGGCTCCGATGTTCGACCTCGGACTGCAAAAGGACTTCGGCGAAGGGCGCGGCTGGCCGCTGCTGGTGGAGAACGACGCCAAGCTCGCGGCCCTGGCCGAGCGCTGGCGTGGAGTGGGCGCCGGCGAGAAGGACCTGGCGGTGATCCTGGCCGGCGAGCGCCTGGGCAGCGGCATTATCGAGGCCGGGCGGCTGCTGCACGGCGCGTCCGGCGGCACCGGAGCGATGGGTGCCCTGGAACTGGTCGCCGGAGTCGGCAACGAGGACGGCATCGCCAAGCTGGCCCGGCTGTGGGGCAGTGCGGCGCTGAAGGACGGGCACGACGGCGGGATCCGCGCCCTGGTGGGTCCGGACACCAACCGTGCCTCCGCCCGGCTCGTGTTTGAGGCCGCCGCGGCGGGCGACCCGGTCGCGGAGGAGATCCTGGACCGGATTGCCCGGCGGATGGCCCGGGTGCTGGCACTGGTGGCGTCGTTCTTTGATCCGAAGCTGATCGTCATCGGCGGTGCCGTGGCGGCATCCGCCACGGCACTGCTGCCGGTGATGACGGAGGAACTGGCCCGCTACGTCAGCGAACCGCCGCGGCTGGCCGTCTCGGACCTGGGCAAGATGCTGGTGCCCACCGGCGCCGTGCGGCTGGCCCTGGACTACGTGGAAGCGCACATGCTCGAGCTCGTGCCGGAGCTGCGCCGGTCCTGA
- a CDS encoding hexameric tyrosine-coordinated heme protein codes for MELVPNNTLKCGSPEEGRQLAIRLALQTSFAIQPDEHVQSIIRDAYANSPDGLIAASQVVATEFATIAAANHYWR; via the coding sequence ATGGAGCTCGTTCCGAACAACACCCTCAAATGCGGGAGCCCCGAGGAAGGACGCCAGTTGGCCATTCGGCTGGCGCTTCAGACTTCCTTTGCGATTCAGCCCGATGAACACGTGCAGAGCATCATCCGTGACGCTTATGCAAACAGCCCGGACGGCTTGATAGCGGCTTCCCAAGTGGTGGCCACGGAATTCGCGACGATCGCCGCTGCCAACCACTACTGGCGCTAA
- a CDS encoding trehalose-6-phosphate synthase, producing the protein MVNAAAADPAEKNATDGYGDFDFIVVSNRLPVDRVTTDDGESWRRSPGGLVTALAPVMAKADGAWVGWHGAPDEELDEFDHDNMHLLPVPLSASEVELYYEGFSNATLWPLYHDVIAPPEFHRTWWDSYQTVNRRFADAAATMAAQGATVWVQDYQLQLVPQMLRKDRPDLKIGFFNHIPFPPLEIFAQLPWRRNIIEGLLGADLIGFQRPSDTSNFLRCVRRFAGHTVRQQQVHVKTEDGISYVSRAESFPISIDVDQITELAKREDVIERSKQIRRELGDPKTVLLGVDRLDYTKGISHRLKAYGELLEDGRLTVEDASLIQVASPSRERVEQYRLLREEVEGTVGRINGTYDTMGSTAIRYLHHSYPVEEMVALYLAADVMLVTALRDGMNLVAKEYVAARINNTGALVLSEFAGAADQLRQAVLVNPHDIDGLKASFLEAIEMPDREAQRRMRLMRRQVLQNDVERWSKNFLNALQQGEVENAQ; encoded by the coding sequence ATCGTGAACGCTGCTGCCGCTGATCCCGCAGAAAAAAATGCCACGGATGGGTATGGCGATTTCGATTTCATCGTAGTGTCCAACCGCCTTCCGGTGGACCGAGTGACAACCGACGACGGCGAAAGCTGGCGCCGGTCCCCCGGCGGACTGGTTACCGCGCTGGCTCCGGTCATGGCCAAGGCCGACGGCGCCTGGGTGGGATGGCACGGAGCTCCCGACGAGGAACTCGACGAGTTCGACCACGACAACATGCACCTGCTGCCGGTGCCGCTGAGCGCTTCCGAAGTCGAGCTGTACTACGAGGGCTTCTCCAACGCCACCCTCTGGCCGCTCTATCACGACGTCATTGCACCGCCGGAGTTCCACCGTACCTGGTGGGATTCCTACCAGACCGTGAACCGCCGCTTCGCCGACGCCGCCGCGACTATGGCCGCGCAGGGCGCCACCGTGTGGGTTCAGGATTACCAGCTGCAGCTGGTCCCGCAGATGCTGCGCAAGGACCGGCCCGACCTGAAGATCGGTTTCTTCAACCACATTCCCTTCCCGCCGCTGGAGATCTTCGCGCAGCTGCCGTGGCGCCGCAACATTATTGAAGGGCTGCTCGGAGCGGACCTGATCGGGTTCCAGCGCCCCTCCGACACCAGCAACTTCCTGCGCTGCGTCCGCCGCTTTGCCGGACACACCGTCCGCCAGCAGCAGGTCCACGTGAAAACCGAGGACGGCATCTCGTACGTCTCCCGCGCCGAGTCCTTCCCCATCTCCATCGACGTGGACCAGATCACCGAACTGGCCAAGCGGGAGGACGTCATTGAGCGTTCCAAGCAGATCCGCCGGGAACTGGGCGACCCCAAAACGGTGCTGCTGGGCGTGGACCGCCTGGACTACACCAAGGGCATCAGCCACCGGCTCAAGGCCTACGGCGAACTCCTCGAAGACGGCAGGCTCACCGTCGAAGACGCATCGCTGATCCAGGTGGCCAGCCCCAGCCGCGAGCGCGTGGAGCAGTACCGGCTGCTGCGCGAAGAGGTGGAGGGCACCGTGGGCCGGATCAACGGCACCTACGACACCATGGGCAGCACCGCCATCCGCTACCTGCACCACAGCTACCCGGTGGAGGAAATGGTGGCGCTCTACCTGGCCGCCGACGTCATGCTGGTCACCGCACTGCGCGACGGCATGAACCTGGTGGCCAAGGAATACGTCGCCGCCCGGATCAACAACACCGGCGCACTGGTGCTCAGCGAGTTTGCCGGCGCCGCCGACCAGCTGCGCCAAGCGGTCCTGGTGAACCCGCACGACATCGACGGGCTGAAGGCCTCCTTCCTCGAGGCCATCGAGATGCCCGACCGCGAGGCCCAGCGCCGGATGCGCCTGATGCGCCGGCAGGTCCTGCAGAACGACGTCGAGCGCTGGTCCAAGAACTTCCTCAACGCCCTGCAGCAGGGAGAAGTGGAGAACGCACAGTGA
- a CDS encoding DUF4032 domain-containing protein has product MTEPAGANWRDEPTDYNQPGKLPRPHASTPEAALGSLNITAASMDPALLDLPWHLPLEDWPKDNLAALPRGISRHVVRFARMGDSLIAIKETSEHVARQEYHMLRKLRRLNVPSVAPVAVITGRYDVHGEELQPVLVTKHLRFSLPYRAVFSQTLREVTLTRLIDAQALLLVRLHLAGFYWGDVSLSNTLFRRDAGAFAAYLVDAETGELYPELSRGQREYDLEIARVNIAGELMDLAEGGLIEETVDPLATSERIMDSYRNLWAELTEKESFELGQRWRVNARIRRLNDLGFDVDELTIKSTADGTQVQLQPKVVDAGHHQRRLLGLTGLDAQENQARRLLNDMDSYRADNNPDLDEELSAHLWVTQVFEPIVKSVPRELGSKLEQAEVVHEVLEHRWYMSEKQNRNVPMAEAVQSYMDTVLRHRRDEAAILLTADTRTMNILESGGTPDQE; this is encoded by the coding sequence ATGACCGAACCTGCAGGCGCAAACTGGCGCGACGAGCCAACTGACTATAACCAGCCGGGCAAACTTCCGCGCCCGCATGCCTCCACACCGGAAGCAGCCCTCGGCTCCCTGAACATTACCGCCGCTTCCATGGACCCGGCCCTGCTGGATCTGCCCTGGCACCTGCCGCTGGAGGACTGGCCCAAGGACAACTTGGCCGCACTTCCCCGGGGCATTTCCCGCCACGTCGTCCGTTTTGCCCGGATGGGCGACTCGCTCATCGCGATCAAGGAAACCAGCGAACACGTGGCCCGGCAGGAATACCACATGCTGAGGAAGCTGCGCCGGCTCAACGTTCCCTCGGTCGCCCCGGTGGCCGTCATTACCGGGCGCTATGACGTACACGGCGAGGAGCTGCAGCCGGTCCTCGTGACCAAACACCTTCGCTTTTCGCTGCCCTACCGCGCCGTCTTTTCGCAGACCCTGCGCGAGGTCACCCTCACCCGACTGATCGATGCCCAGGCCCTGCTGCTGGTGCGCCTGCACCTGGCGGGGTTCTATTGGGGCGATGTGTCGCTGTCGAACACCCTGTTCCGCCGCGACGCCGGCGCCTTTGCCGCCTATCTGGTGGACGCGGAAACCGGCGAACTCTATCCGGAGCTTTCCCGGGGCCAGCGCGAGTACGATCTGGAGATTGCCCGGGTCAACATCGCCGGTGAGCTGATGGACCTTGCCGAGGGCGGCCTGATCGAGGAGACCGTGGATCCGCTGGCCACCAGCGAACGGATCATGGACAGCTACCGGAACCTGTGGGCTGAGCTGACGGAAAAGGAATCCTTCGAACTCGGCCAACGCTGGCGCGTCAACGCCCGCATCCGCCGGCTGAACGACCTGGGGTTCGACGTCGACGAACTCACCATCAAGAGCACAGCCGACGGCACCCAGGTCCAGCTGCAGCCCAAGGTGGTCGACGCCGGCCACCACCAGCGCCGCCTGCTGGGCCTGACCGGCCTCGATGCGCAGGAGAACCAGGCCCGCCGCCTGCTGAACGACATGGACTCCTACCGCGCCGACAACAATCCGGATCTCGATGAGGAGCTCAGTGCGCATCTCTGGGTGACCCAGGTGTTCGAGCCGATCGTTAAATCAGTGCCGCGCGAGCTGGGCAGCAAGCTGGAACAGGCCGAAGTGGTGCACGAGGTGCTCGAGCACCGCTGGTACATGTCGGAAAAGCAAAACCGAAACGTTCCCATGGCCGAAGCCGTGCAGTCGTACATGGACACCGTGCTCCGGCACCGCCGGGACGAGGCGGCAATCCTGCTGACCGCAGACACCCGGACCATGAACATCCTCGAATCCGGCGGCACGCCCGACCAGGAATGA
- a CDS encoding VOC family protein codes for MDITINSAFLPHTDPDASLAFYRDVLGFEVRNDVGYDGMRWITVGPSDQPGTSIVLQPPAADPGVTDEERRTIEEMMAKGVYAGMMLATADLDATFARVEAGGAEVVQEPMDQDWGMRDCAFRDPAGNLLRITELK; via the coding sequence ATGGACATCACAATCAACTCTGCCTTTCTTCCGCACACCGACCCGGATGCTTCGCTGGCGTTTTACCGGGATGTGCTCGGATTCGAGGTCCGCAACGACGTCGGCTACGACGGGATGCGCTGGATCACGGTCGGACCGTCGGATCAGCCCGGCACGTCCATCGTCCTGCAGCCGCCCGCGGCGGACCCCGGGGTAACCGATGAGGAGCGCCGCACCATTGAAGAGATGATGGCCAAGGGGGTTTACGCCGGCATGATGCTGGCCACCGCCGATCTGGACGCCACGTTTGCACGCGTCGAGGCCGGCGGGGCCGAGGTGGTGCAGGAGCCCATGGACCAGGACTGGGGGATGCGCGACTGCGCCTTCCGCGACCCGGCCGGAAACCTGCTGCGGATCACGGAGCTGAAATGA
- a CDS encoding helix-turn-helix transcriptional regulator, with protein MRETAASSQRLEDLARLRRVRDRMDREYARPLDVEALARAEFMSAGHLSRQFRSVYGESPYSYLMTRRIERAMTLLRRGELTVTEVCFAVGCGSLGTFSTRFAELVGLSPAAYRRQAADTLAGLPSCVTRQATRPIRNRDRRLPQPQP; from the coding sequence ATGAGGGAGACTGCCGCATCCTCCCAGCGGCTGGAGGACCTGGCCCGGCTGCGGCGGGTACGCGACCGGATGGACCGGGAGTATGCGCGGCCGCTGGATGTCGAGGCGCTTGCCCGCGCGGAGTTCATGTCTGCCGGCCACCTGAGCCGCCAGTTCCGCAGCGTCTACGGGGAGTCGCCGTATTCCTACCTGATGACCCGGCGGATCGAACGTGCAATGACGCTGCTGCGCAGGGGAGAGCTCACAGTCACGGAGGTCTGCTTCGCCGTCGGCTGCGGATCCCTGGGCACCTTCAGCACGCGGTTTGCCGAATTGGTGGGCCTGTCGCCGGCAGCGTATCGGCGGCAGGCAGCCGACACACTGGCCGGGCTGCCGTCCTGCGTCACCCGGCAGGCGACCAGACCGATAAGAAATCGAGACAGGCGGCTCCCGCAGCCGCAGCCGTAA
- the ugpC gene encoding sn-glycerol-3-phosphate ABC transporter ATP-binding protein UgpC has translation MATVTFDQATRLYPGTDRPAVDNLSLEIADGEFLVLVGPSGCGKSTSLRMLAGLEDVNSGRILIGDRDVTDVPPKDRDIAMVFQNYALYPHMSVADNMGFALKIAGIGKEERMERVREAAKLLDLEDYLDRKPKALSGGQRQRVAMGRAIVRNPQVFLMDEPLSNLDAKLRVQTRTQIASLTRRLGVTTVYVTHDQVEAMTMGDRVAVLKDGILQQVDTPRNLYDHPNNVFVAGFIGSPAMNLLELPVVDGGVAFGGAVYPVASSVLGAAAGNTVTVGVRPEDLEIVDSSGSGLKVEVDVVEELGADAYVYGHTTLDGTDRDMVVRVDGRRPPLKGDTLYVRPQPGHVHLFDTANGERLADQA, from the coding sequence ATGGCAACGGTAACGTTTGACCAGGCCACACGCCTGTACCCGGGCACTGACCGCCCGGCAGTTGATAATCTCAGCCTGGAAATCGCCGACGGCGAATTCCTGGTTCTCGTGGGCCCCTCCGGCTGCGGAAAATCCACCTCCCTGCGCATGCTCGCCGGGCTCGAAGACGTGAACTCCGGCCGCATCCTCATCGGAGACCGGGACGTCACCGACGTGCCGCCGAAAGACCGTGACATTGCCATGGTTTTCCAGAACTACGCCCTTTACCCGCACATGTCAGTGGCCGACAACATGGGCTTTGCCCTGAAGATCGCCGGCATCGGCAAGGAAGAGCGGATGGAACGCGTCCGCGAGGCAGCAAAGCTGCTGGACCTCGAGGACTATCTGGACCGCAAGCCGAAGGCCCTCTCCGGCGGCCAGCGCCAGCGCGTCGCCATGGGCCGGGCCATCGTGCGGAACCCTCAGGTGTTCCTGATGGATGAGCCCCTCTCCAACCTGGACGCCAAGCTGCGCGTGCAGACCCGCACCCAAATCGCGTCGCTGACCCGCCGCCTTGGCGTCACCACCGTCTACGTCACCCACGACCAGGTCGAGGCCATGACCATGGGCGACCGCGTGGCAGTGCTCAAGGACGGCATCCTGCAGCAGGTGGATACCCCGCGCAACCTCTATGACCACCCGAACAATGTCTTCGTGGCCGGCTTCATCGGCTCCCCCGCCATGAACCTGCTGGAGCTGCCGGTGGTGGACGGCGGCGTCGCATTCGGCGGCGCGGTCTATCCGGTGGCGAGTTCCGTCCTCGGTGCCGCCGCCGGCAACACGGTCACGGTTGGCGTGCGTCCCGAGGACCTGGAGATCGTGGATTCCTCCGGTTCGGGCCTGAAGGTGGAGGTCGACGTCGTTGAGGAACTCGGCGCCGACGCCTACGTTTACGGGCACACCACTCTGGACGGCACGGATCGGGACATGGTGGTCCGCGTCGACGGACGCCGCCCCCCGCTGAAGGGCGACACCCTGTATGTCCGCCCGCAGCCGGGCCATGTGCACCTGTTCGACACCGCCAACGGTGAGCGCCTGGCCGACCAGGCCTGA
- a CDS encoding patatin-like phospholipase family protein produces MLRILSIDGGGVRGIIPIIWLMHLERRTGRRTADLFDLIVGTSVGGMIALALTCPRDDGEPYSARDLRHLNFESAKGIFPRNFSKPSLADFPRGSSLYSAQPLQQFLAEVLGNAKLSEATRPVAVTTCDLAHTQALHFSGGGLDQSQLGDAPMALAARATGSLPRFFPPVTYIDPAGQARELVDGGLAADDPALVAHTLGLSLPQDDDGVLLVSLGTGTSGASVGLLLNAEQTQDTPDLQALELDFAMVFGGPGQLMRDNLRQLLGTNYVRVQARLLPGTHHASNDAGVRNLLGLVASAEKMALDSSAELGRLAGLLQGG; encoded by the coding sequence ATGTTGCGCATACTTTCCATCGACGGCGGCGGCGTCCGCGGCATCATTCCGATTATTTGGCTGATGCATTTGGAGAGACGGACCGGGCGCAGGACCGCAGACCTCTTTGACCTGATTGTCGGCACCTCGGTCGGCGGAATGATCGCTCTGGCCCTGACCTGCCCCCGCGACGACGGTGAACCGTACAGCGCCAGGGATCTGCGGCACCTGAACTTTGAGAGTGCGAAGGGGATCTTTCCGCGGAACTTCTCCAAGCCAAGCCTGGCGGATTTTCCACGCGGCTCGTCCCTCTACTCGGCCCAGCCCCTGCAGCAATTCCTGGCTGAGGTGCTGGGAAACGCCAAGCTCTCCGAAGCCACTCGTCCCGTCGCGGTGACGACCTGCGACCTGGCCCATACACAGGCGCTGCACTTCTCCGGCGGGGGATTGGACCAGTCGCAGCTGGGTGATGCGCCCATGGCACTCGCGGCCCGTGCCACCGGCTCGCTGCCGCGGTTTTTCCCTCCCGTGACCTACATTGATCCGGCCGGGCAAGCCCGTGAGCTGGTGGACGGCGGGCTGGCCGCCGACGATCCGGCGCTGGTTGCCCACACCCTGGGCCTTTCACTTCCGCAGGACGACGACGGCGTGCTGCTGGTCTCGCTGGGCACCGGCACCTCCGGCGCCTCCGTCGGTCTGCTGCTGAATGCCGAGCAGACTCAGGACACTCCCGATCTCCAGGCTCTTGAACTGGATTTCGCCATGGTCTTCGGCGGGCCGGGCCAGTTGATGCGGGATAACCTGCGGCAGCTGCTTGGCACCAACTACGTGCGGGTCCAGGCCCGGCTGCTGCCGGGAACACACCATGCCTCCAACGACGCCGGAGTCAGGAACCTTCTGGGCCTGGTGGCCAGCGCCGAAAAGATGGCACTGGACTCATCAGCGGAACTCGGTCGCCTCGCCGGCCTGCTGCAGGGTGGGTAA
- the gap gene encoding type I glyceraldehyde-3-phosphate dehydrogenase has translation MTVRVGINGFGRIGRNFLRAALQHGEGFEVVAVNDLGDPAQLAHLLKYDSVAGRLGEKVSVEDGNLNVGGRTIRVLAERDPANLPWAELDVDIVIESTGFFTKAEDARKHISAGAKKVLISAPAKGDAFTVVMGVNDGDYDAEKHDIISNASCTTNCLGPLAKVLNDAFGIEKGLMTTVHAYTADQNLQDGPHSDLRRARAAGVNMVPTSTGAAKAIGVVLPELKGKLDGFAIRVPVPTGSVTDLTVTLEKEATVEQINAVYAKAAQDPRWAGILTYTEDPIVSSDIVGDPSSCIFDSGLTRVMGNQVKVVGWYDNEWGYSNRLVDLTALVASKLS, from the coding sequence ATGACGGTACGCGTCGGTATTAATGGTTTTGGTCGCATTGGCCGCAACTTCCTGCGAGCAGCGCTTCAGCACGGCGAAGGTTTTGAGGTTGTTGCGGTTAACGACCTCGGCGACCCCGCGCAGCTGGCGCACCTGCTCAAGTACGACTCCGTCGCCGGGCGCCTGGGCGAGAAGGTCTCCGTTGAAGACGGGAACCTCAACGTTGGCGGCCGCACCATCCGCGTCCTCGCCGAGCGCGATCCGGCCAACCTGCCCTGGGCCGAACTGGACGTTGACATTGTCATCGAATCCACCGGCTTCTTCACCAAGGCCGAGGATGCCCGGAAGCATATCTCCGCCGGCGCCAAGAAGGTCCTGATCTCCGCACCGGCCAAGGGCGACGCATTCACCGTGGTCATGGGCGTGAACGACGGCGACTACGACGCCGAGAAGCACGACATCATCTCGAACGCTTCCTGCACCACCAACTGCCTGGGCCCGCTGGCCAAGGTCCTGAACGACGCCTTCGGCATCGAAAAGGGCCTGATGACCACCGTGCACGCCTACACGGCAGACCAGAACCTGCAGGACGGCCCGCACAGCGACCTGCGCCGTGCCCGTGCTGCCGGTGTGAACATGGTTCCGACCTCCACCGGTGCCGCCAAGGCCATCGGCGTGGTCCTGCCGGAGCTCAAGGGCAAGCTGGACGGCTTCGCCATCCGCGTTCCCGTCCCCACCGGCTCCGTCACTGACCTGACGGTCACGCTGGAGAAGGAAGCAACGGTCGAGCAGATCAACGCCGTCTACGCCAAGGCTGCGCAGGACCCGCGCTGGGCCGGCATCCTCACGTACACCGAGGACCCGATTGTCTCCTCCGACATCGTTGGCGACCCGTCCTCCTGCATCTTCGACTCCGGTCTGACCCGCGTCATGGGCAACCAGGTCAAGGTTGTGGGCTGGTACGACAACGAGTGGGGCTACTCCAACCGCCTCGTGGACCTGACCGCTCTGGTTGCTTCCAAGCTGAGCTAG
- a CDS encoding thioredoxin domain-containing protein → MTERNPKPSKADRTVAAREQARALREAQKKKERRNKLLIRWGVVVAVVAIIVVVALIVINSMRSGNGAEAETGPAPANANEYGGITLTSTTELEPTEPFDVDVAALPEPPAEAADDAPVPPGIAAAAEGEPVPIVVYVDVNCVHCAEFEEAYESKIGSWLDAGEVTFEYRTVAFLDRSSPSNYSSRGANAAACVADTNPASYWDFMNAIFANYDNGEIKNAELADMAESVGAGDASECIQNNGFRAFVKYADRLARVDQISGTPTVYVNGAETNANDFETAVQTAIDAAK, encoded by the coding sequence ATGACTGAGCGGAACCCCAAGCCCAGCAAGGCCGATCGTACGGTTGCTGCGCGTGAACAGGCGCGTGCCCTGCGTGAAGCCCAGAAAAAGAAGGAGCGGCGCAACAAGCTCCTGATCCGCTGGGGCGTGGTGGTAGCCGTGGTGGCCATCATCGTTGTCGTGGCGCTCATCGTGATTAACTCCATGCGCAGTGGCAACGGTGCGGAAGCCGAGACCGGGCCGGCCCCGGCCAACGCCAATGAATACGGCGGCATCACGCTGACCTCCACCACGGAGCTGGAGCCCACCGAGCCGTTCGACGTTGACGTTGCCGCGTTGCCTGAACCGCCGGCCGAGGCTGCTGACGACGCTCCGGTTCCGCCGGGTATCGCTGCTGCCGCTGAAGGCGAGCCGGTTCCGATTGTGGTCTACGTGGACGTGAACTGCGTGCACTGCGCCGAGTTCGAAGAGGCCTACGAGTCCAAGATCGGATCCTGGCTGGACGCGGGCGAGGTCACCTTCGAGTACCGCACGGTTGCCTTCCTGGACCGCAGCTCGCCCAGCAACTACTCCTCGCGCGGCGCCAACGCCGCCGCGTGCGTGGCTGACACCAACCCGGCCTCCTACTGGGACTTCATGAACGCCATCTTCGCCAACTACGACAACGGCGAGATCAAGAACGCTGAACTGGCTGACATGGCCGAGTCCGTGGGTGCCGGCGATGCCTCCGAGTGCATCCAGAACAACGGCTTCCGTGCCTTCGTCAAGTACGCGGACCGCCTGGCCCGTGTTGACCAGATCAGCGGAACCCCCACCGTGTACGTCAACGGCGCCGAGACCAACGCCAACGACTTCGAAACCGCCGTCCAGACGGCAATCGACGCCGCCAAGTAG
- a CDS encoding transcriptional regulator, producing MPEARFDNIIHAPTRLRICGLMRAVNQMDFAVLRDSLGIADAALSKHLKTLSDAGYVRLAKAPSAHRKDARRLTWVGLTPAGQEAFDAHIRALREIAGTVG from the coding sequence ATGCCTGAGGCACGCTTCGACAACATCATCCACGCCCCGACGCGGCTACGTATCTGCGGCCTGATGCGGGCCGTCAACCAGATGGATTTCGCGGTGCTCAGGGATTCTCTGGGCATAGCGGACGCCGCCCTGTCGAAGCACCTGAAAACGCTGTCCGACGCCGGATACGTGCGGCTGGCAAAGGCCCCGTCCGCTCACCGCAAAGACGCCCGGCGGCTGACGTGGGTGGGACTCACGCCGGCCGGCCAAGAGGCCTTCGATGCGCACATCCGTGCCCTGCGGGAGATTGCCGGCACAGTCGGCTAG
- the otsB gene encoding trehalose-phosphatase has translation MSNLPDGLYEALQQLAATDTLLVALDFDGVLAPLVEHADDARPLPGSAAAVRALGALPHTFTAMISGRALDSLRRAASPAPETLLIGSHGAEAWTGPDAEPLLLTPDQAELLGRAREAVEEVVNSHPGTWLEAKPAGVVLHTRSAPDNIASAATDAARDSLLALDGVQVTDGKRVLEASVVHTNKGEGIRALRTLTGATAVLFAGDDVTDENGFAALLPGDLGLKIGPGDTRASFRVDSPHAFTAVLETLLEIRSSGA, from the coding sequence GTGAGCAACCTTCCGGACGGCCTTTACGAAGCGCTGCAGCAGCTGGCGGCAACCGACACGCTGCTCGTCGCGTTGGATTTCGACGGCGTGCTGGCACCGCTGGTGGAACACGCCGACGACGCGCGGCCGCTGCCCGGATCGGCCGCGGCGGTACGGGCCCTCGGCGCCCTGCCGCACACCTTCACGGCCATGATCTCCGGCCGGGCGCTGGACAGTCTGCGCCGGGCCGCCAGTCCTGCTCCGGAGACCCTGCTGATTGGCAGCCACGGCGCGGAGGCCTGGACCGGGCCCGACGCCGAACCGCTGCTGTTGACTCCGGACCAGGCCGAGCTGCTCGGCCGGGCCCGGGAGGCCGTGGAAGAGGTGGTGAACTCCCATCCCGGCACGTGGCTGGAGGCCAAGCCCGCCGGCGTCGTGCTGCACACCCGCAGCGCACCCGACAACATCGCCTCGGCCGCCACCGACGCCGCCCGCGACAGTCTCCTGGCCCTCGACGGCGTCCAGGTGACCGACGGCAAGCGGGTCCTGGAGGCCTCGGTTGTGCACACCAACAAGGGCGAGGGCATCCGTGCGCTGCGGACCCTGACCGGCGCGACGGCGGTGCTCTTTGCCGGCGACGACGTCACCGACGAAAACGGCTTCGCGGCGCTGCTGCCCGGCGATCTGGGCCTGAAAATCGGTCCCGGAGACACGCGCGCTTCCTTCCGGGTGGACTCGCCCCATGCGTTCACCGCAGTGCTCGAAACACTGCTGGAAATCCGGAGTTCCGGCGCCTGA